Genomic DNA from Streptomyces sp. GS7:
CCGCCAGCGCCACCGTCGCCGCCAGCGTCGCCGTCACGGCCAGGACGAACCCCGTCCCCATGAAGCGCCGCAGCGGGATGACCGTGCCCTGGCCGCGGCACCGCTCGAACCACAGCAGCGTCGCCAGCGACGCCCACGGCGTGACCAGCGGGCCGACGTTGGTCCCTATGAGCAGCGCCAGCAGCTGGTGGTAGTTGCCGACCGGCACCGCCGCCTCGCCCGCCATGTAGACCGGCAGGTTGTTGAGGGCGTTGGACAGACCCGCGCCCACGCCCGCCGAGCGGAGCATGCCGCCGAGGCCGCCGTCCGGCCCGACCGCCGCCGTCAGCAGCGTGTGCAGCCCGTGCGCGTTCACCGTCTCGACGACCAGGAACATCCCCGGCACCAGCACCAGCAGCCGCCACGGCACCAGCGACAACCGCAGCTCGGCGGGGCGCCGTACCGCGAACGCGACGACCACGATCAGCATCGTGGTCAGCGACGCCGACCACAGCGGCACGTCCACGACGAGGATCGCCAGCAGGAAGCCGGCACACGCCAGCGCGCACACCCGGAACAGCACCGGATCGGCCGGCGCCCGCCGCTCGGGCGGTACGTACCCGTCGTGGCCCCGCCGTCCGCGCCGCCAGTAGAAGCCCCACAGGCACGCCATCGTCACGGCGACCGCGGCCAGTTGGGGCGGGCCCATCGTGGCGGCCATCGCGGTGGGGGAGAGCCCGACCCGGTTCGACGCCAGCAGGTTCGTCAGGTTCGACACCGGCAGCAACAGGCTCGCGGTGTTGGCCAGCCAGACCGTCGTCATCGCCAGCGGCACCGGCGCGATGCCCACCCGCCCGGCCAGCGCCAGCATCACCGGCGTCAGCAGCACCGCCGTGGTATCCAGGTTCAGCGCCATGGTGGTGACCGACGCGAAGAGCACACACAGCCCGAACAGCCGTGGATAGCTGCCCTTTCCGGTCCGCGCCACCCAGGACGCCACCGCGTCGAACACCTCCGCCCGGCCGGTCAGTTCGGCCATCACGATGACCGTCGACAGGAAGACCAGCAGCGGCCCGATACGCGCCATCGCTTCCCCGGCGGGCGCGGCAGGCAGCAGCCCCGTGGCCAAACACACCAGGCCGCAGGCGAGCAGCCCGGCGGCGAGCCAGTCCAGGGGATGCACACGCTTGAGGAATCGCACGCCCGCAAGCGTCGCACACGCGGCCGGACGGGGAGGGGGAGAGCGGGGCCAGGGGTTCGACTCCCGGCCGTCGCGGAAGGTCGCACGGCCCGCGCCGGACGTGCCCCAGCTGCCCATTCGCACCCCAACACCCGTATCGCTCATACTCTTTGACAGATACCTCGCCTGATCCTTTCAATCGCCCTGCCCTGCCCTCCCCCGACCTCTTACGATGGGGACATGGTGACTGACGGGGAACTGCTCGGCCGGACACGTGACTTGGACTTCTTCATCAGCTACTCGCCCGCCGACGAACAATGGGCGTCCTGGATCGCGTGGACCCTGGAGGAAGCCGGGTACCGCACCGTCATCCAGGCGTGGGACTTCGTCGCCGGCACCAACTTCATCGACTTCATGGACCGCGGTGTCAGCGAATCCGTCGCCGTCATCGCCGTCCTCTCCGGCCACTACGGCCGCTCCACCTACGGCCGCATGGAATGGCAGGCCGCGCTCCGCGCCGAACCGGAGCAGCCCGAACGCAAGCTGCTCACCGTCCGCGTCGAGGACGTCCCCATCGAGGGCCTCCTCGCCACCATCACCTACGTCGACCTGGTCGGCGTCCCCGACGCCGCGACCGCCCGCAGCATGCTGCTCACCCGTGTCGGCCAGGCCGTCGAGGGCCGCGCCCGCCCCGGCCGCCGCCCCGGCTACCCCGGCTCCGCCACCGCCAGCGGCTCCTTGCAACTGCCCGGGCCCGCCACCGCCGCCGACGACCGGCAACGGCCGCTCGGCCGTACCGGCTGGTCCGGCCGCCGCCGCCCCGCCCGGGCGCCCCGCTACCCGCAGGCTCCCGGTGCGGCTCGCGACCAGGGCGCCCTGACGGTCCTGCACCTCGCCGGCCCCGACTTCGGCCGCGGCCGCGAACCCGACGCGCTGCGCCGGGAGATCCGCGGCGATCTCGTCGAGCTGAAGGACGCCGGCGCCCCGGCGCCCGACCTCCTCGTCGTCACCGGTGACCTCACCGCCTCCGGCAGCCCCCGCGAATGCGACCAGGCCCTCAGCTTCCTCACCGGGCTGCGCTCCCAGCTCGACCTGCCGCCGCAGCGGGTCATCGTCGTCCCCGGAAACCAGGACGTCAGTCAGGCTGCCTGCCGCGGATACTTCCACACCTGCGAGGCCGACGAGATCCCGCCGCAGCCCCCGTACTGGCCCAAGTGGCGCCACTACACCCGCCTTTTCCGAGGCCTCTACGAGGGCCTCGACACCGTCTTCGACAGCGACCAGCCCTGGACCCTCTTCCCGGTGCCCGAACTCCACACCGTCGTGGCCGGGTTCAACTCCTCCATCGCCGCCAGCCACCGCCCCGACGACCAGTACGGCTTCCTCGGCCGCGACCAGGCCGCCTGGTTCGCCGAGGCACTGCGCGGCTATGAGGAGGAGGGCTGGCTGCGCATCGGCGCGCTCCGCCACCCGCTCACCGGCCGCCGCCGCCCCCAGGACGCCCCCGGCGGCCCCGGCACGCTCCGCGACGTCGACACGTTCACCCGCCTCGCCGCGCCCCGCCTCCACTTCGTCCTGCACGGCCCCAGCGGCGGCCCCCGCACCACCGGCGGCGAGCCTGCCCACGACCACCTGCCGCTCCAGAACGGCACCCTGCCGCTGTACGGTTCGGTCGCCCCCGCCCGGTTCGAGCTGCTGCGCGTCACCGCCGACGGCGTCACCCGCTGGACCGGCGACGGTGGCACCGAACCGGCTGTCTTCCCCGTCGCCTGGCACGGCGCCGGACGGATCTTCACCCGGCCCGGTGACCCCGCGGCCTCGCCCGCCGCCGTCCCGCCCTCCGACAACCGCGCCGTCGACGAGCCCGCCGACTCCCTCGCCGAACGCGTCAAGGAGGTCTGCCGCGCTCGCCAGGAAGGCGTCCGCCTCCGCGACGTTCCCCGCGCGGCCCCTGACGACCTCGCCCAGATCATGGTCACCTGGAGCGATGAGGGCGTCGTACGCCAGCACCGCATCGCCGTCCACCCCGGCACCCCCACCGACGCCGAACTCGACCGCTTTCTCGCCCAGGCCCACGCCACCGACACCGGTTCCGAGGCCGAGCTGGTCCACGACGGCCCGCCGCCCGAGCAGTCCCTGCGCGAACGCGCCGGGCGCCGCGGCGTCCGCGTCCGCAGCTTCCTGGAGTTCCAGGGCCTCCTCGACCTGCGCACCTACGTCACCGCCCAGACCGCCCAGCTGAGCAACGACGACCGCTACGCCCCCGACCTCTACCTCCCGCAGCGCTACCGCGACGCCGAACGCCCCGACGCCGACGAGCGAGACAACCTCGTCGAAGCCATGCTGCAGCTGCTGGAGACCGACCACGGCCGCTTTCTGCTGCTCCTCGGCGACTTCGGACACGGCAAGACCTTCGCCCTGCGCGAGCTGGCCCGCCGCATACCCGAACGCCTCCCGCACCTCACCCCGCTGCTCATCCCGCTGCACACCCTCGACCGCGCCCACAGCCTCGAAGGGCTCGTCGCCGCGCACCTCGCCGGCCACGACGTCGACACCATCGACCTGCGCGCCCTGCGCTACATGCTCGGCCAGGGCCGCGTCGTCCTCCTCTTCGACGGCTTCGACGAACTCGTCAACCGCGTCAGCTACGACCGCGCCGCCGACCACCTCCAAGTCCTCCTCAACGCCGCCGTCGACAGCGCCAAGATCGTGGTCAGCAGCCGCACCCAGCACTTCAAGTCGCACGACCAGATCCTCACCGCTCTCGGCGAACGCGTCGGCCTGCTCCCGCAGCGCCGCATCCTCGCCGTCGAGGGCTTCGTCCCCGAACAGGTCCGCGCCTACCTCGTCAACCGCTACGGCGACGAGGAGACCGCCGACCGCCGCTTCGAACTCCTCGGCAACATCCCCGACCTGCTCGCCCTGTGCGCCAACCCCCGGCTGCTCAGTTTCGTCGCCGACCTCGACCCCGACCAGCTGCGCGCCGTGGCGGGCGCGGGGCGCGCCCTGAGCCCCGCCCGGCTCTACGAGGACGTGTTCACCGCCTGGCTCGCCCACGAGGAACGCCGCGGTCAGGGCGGCCCCGGCGCCGCCCCCGGCCTCACCCTCGACCACCTCTGGGCCGCCGTCACCGCCCTCGCCCGCCGCCTGTGGGAGACCGGCCGCAACGCCCTGCACCTCGACGAGCTGACCGACACCGTCGCCACCGCCCTCGCAGGACTCGCCGGCACCACCCTCACCACCCAGGAGAGCGCCCAGGCCGTCGGCGCCGGAAGCCTGCTGATCCGCACCGACGACGGCCTGTTCCAGTTCATTCACGGCTCCGTCGTCGAATGGCTGATCGCCCGCGAGGCCGCCGACCGCCTCGCCGAAGGCGACAGCACCCTGCTCGCCGCCCGCCCGCTGAGCGCCCTCGCCGTCGAGTTCTTCTGCGACCTCGCCGACCACGACCTCAGTACCGCCTGGGTCCGCACCGTCCTCAACGCCCCCGGGCCCGGCGTCAGTGACGCGGCCCGCGCCAACGCCGTCCGCGTCATCGACCGGCTCCGCGTCCCCGCCGGCGCCGACCTGCGTGCCGCCCGTCTCTCCGGCGAGGACCTCTCCGGCCGCGACCTCTCCGGCGTCGATCTCACCGGCGCCGACCTCACCGACACCCGCCTCATCGGCGCCAACCTCTCCGGCGCCGTGCTGCGCGACACCCGCCTCAACGGCGCCCGCCTCGACCACGCCGACCTCTCCGGCGCCGACCTCTCCGGCGCCGACCTGCGCGGCGCCCGTCTCACCCGCGCCGACCTGCGCGGCGCCCGCCTGACCCGCAGCCGCTGGCACCGTGCCGCGCTCATCGACCCGCTCACCGACCCGCAAGTCCGCGCCGCCCCCGAACTGCGTACCGCCGCCCTCGCCCCCGGCATGCCCGTCGAGGTCGGCTTCCGCCCCGCCGCCGTCGGCGTCCCGTACGGCTTCGACATGCGCACCAGCCGGCTGCCCGAACCCGTCTCATACAGCCCCGGGGGCGAACTCCTCGCCGTGGGCACCGAGGACGGCGGCGTGCTCGTCTGCGCCGCCGACACCGGCCGCGCGCTGCGCACTCTGCACGGCCACGAAGGCCGCGTCTACGCCGTGAAGTTCCGCTCCCGGGTCCTCGCCACCGGCAGCTCCGACGGCACCGTACGCCTGTGGGACCCGGTCTCCGGACGCCAGCTGCACCGCCTGGACGTCCACCCCGGCGGCGTCTGGCCGGTCTCCCTCGACGACGCCGGGACCCTCGTCGCCACCGGCGACGCCGACGGCCTGGTCACCCTCTGGGACACCGCCACCGGCGAACCGCTGCACCGGCTCCCCGGCCACACCGCCCCCGTCTACACCGCGGTGTTCAGCGCCGACGGGCACACCCTCGTCACCGGCGACGCCGCCGCCAACCTCCGCATCTGGGACACCCGCACAGGAGAGTGCACCGGCAGCCTCGACGGCCACGAAGGCGCCGTGTTCCGCGCCCGGTTCAGCCCCGACGGCACCCTCCTGGCCACCGGCGACCACGGCGCCGACGGCCACGGCACGGTCCGCGTATGGCACCTCGCCGACCGCCGCCTGCTCCACACCTTCACGGGCCACACCGGCCGCGTCTACACCCTCGACTTCCACCCCGAGGGCGTCCTCCTGGTGAGCGGCGACACCGACGGCCAGGTCCGGCTGTGGGACCCGGTCGTCGGCGCCCCCGCCGGAGCCCTGGAGCGGTGCACCGGCGCCGTCTACCAGGTGATGTTCGGCAACGGCGGACGACTCCTCGCCGCCTGCGACAGCGACGGCACCGTCCGCCTGTGGCGCGTCGCACTCTCCGGCGGCCACCGCGCCATCAGCCTGCTGCGCCAGCAGCCCGTCGAACACCGCGGCTCCGCCTGGGCCTGCCGCTTCCGCCCGCAGGACAGCCAGCTCGTCACCGTCGGCAACGACGGCGGCGCCCAGATCTGGAACGCCGACACCGGCCAGGGCCAGCGCATCCTGCGCGGCCACGGCCGCCGGGTCAACACCGTCGCCTTCAGCGCCGACGGCACCCGCCTCGCCACCAGCGGCAACGACGGAATCGTCCGTCTCTGGGACGCCCACACCGGCCGCCGTACCGTTGAACTCACCGGCCACGGCGACCGGTTGGTCTCCGCGGTCTTCAGCCCCGCCGGACCGCTACTCGGCACCGCCAGCAACGACGGCGACGTCTACCTGTGGAACGCCGTGACCGGCGAGTACCTCCGCGAGATCGACGTCGAAACCGACCACACCTGGGCCGAGGCGTTCAGTGTCGACGGCACGCTGCTCGCCACCGCCAACGACGACGACTCCGTGCGCCTGTGGTGGCGCGCCACCGGCGCCCATGTCGTCACCCTCGCCGACCACCGGGGCCGGGTGCGGTCCATCGCCTTCCGCGGCGACGGCACCGCCCTCGCCACCGGGTGCGACGACGGCCGGGTCCGCCTCTGGCACCAGGAGAGCGGCCGCCTGGAGGCCGAACTCGACGGCCACGACGACCGCGTATACGCCGTCGCCTTCGGCTCCGACAGCGACTGGTTGGCCAGCGCCTCCTGGGACGGCACCGCCGTCATCTGGCGCGACGGCGCCCCCCGCCATGTCCTGGCCGGACACCACGGACGGCTCTGGACGGCCGTCGCCCACCCCCGGCTGCCGCTGCTCGCCACCGCCGGCGACGACCGCGTCATCTGCCTCTGGGACGCCCGCACCGGCACCCGCACCGCCCGCCTCACCGGCCACACCGGGCGTGTCTTCTCCCTCGCCTTCAGCCCTGACGGCACCCGCCTGGCCAGCGGCAGCGAGGACGGCACGGTCCGCCTGTGGAACGTCCCCGCACCGGACGGCCAGCCCGCCCTGCACGCCACGCTCATCGGCGTCCCCGGCGGCTGGGCGGCGCTGACCCCCGAGGGCGGCTACAAGTACGAGGGCGAGGTGACCGGCGAGTTCTGGCACGTCGTCGGCATGGCCCGCTTCACCCCCGGCGAACTGGACGAGTATGTTCCCGGCGTCCACCGCCTCCCGCTCGACGCGGAGTTGTGAGACACGTCGGCCTCCTCCGGGACCAGCTGCCCCTTGTTCTCGCCCTTGCGGACCCAGCCGTCGGCGATGCGGCCCTGGGCAAGTCCGTTCTGCGCGGCGGAGAGATGCTGGCGGGCGAGGCGGCGGGCGGTGTCCTCGGAGGACTTGAGCGCCATTACGCACATCATGCGGGCCAAGTGGCGATCGCTGTCGTTGACGAGGTTCATGCGGCCGCCAGTGGTGCCTGTGACGGGACGCTTGACGTATTTCGACGATGTCGATGAGGTCTTCGAGGTCCCGCGGCTGGCGGACGAGGCGGTCGAGGTCGTAGAAGATGACGCCGTCGATAACGCCGTGTGCGAGGTCGGCGAGGAGCAGTCGGAACTCGGGTCGCAGGACGATCCAGTCGATGGCGCCGTCGGGCTTGACGACTGATCCGGTCGATGGCGCCGTCGGGCTTGACGACATCGCGCTTTTTGAACGCTGAGGTGTCGTTCTCCCGGTAGATCTTCGCGGAGGGGCCCCAGCGTAGGCGGGTTCGGCTGTCTTCGGCGTCTTCGAGCTGGCGGTCGACGCCTGCTTCGAAGCCGAAGCGGTCGGAGGAGATGCGGAGCTAGGCGCCTGGGCGTTTCGGGGCGTACGCGGCCAGGTGGTCGTGGAGGTCGAGGGTGACCTGGCCTCCCCGGGCGTGTGCGGGAACGTCGAAGTCGTCCCAGACGGCTGGGGCTGTGGTCGGGGCGGTGGACACGGTGTCGGCTCCTGGTGCTCGTCGGCTCCGATACCGGGCACTGTCCGTCGCACTCAGGGGTTTGGGGGTGCCGTGGATCCGCTGTAGGACCCGCGCCCGCCCGGGTGGATACTGACCACCACCATGCGCATCGACTTTGATCCCGCTGACATGTCCCGCAACGAGTTCTACAGGCTGCTGACCGCGACGGTGGTGCCACGGCCGATCGCCTGGGTGTCGACCTACGATCCATACAGTGATTCAGCGAACCTTGCCCCTGCGAGGTTCTGAGGAAAGTGGTACCGGCCTGGGTGACGTTGGCCCGGGTGAGAGAGCTCGGCAATGACCGGCAGTGAGCCGCACTGCCTCGGTGAGTGGCTCGCCAGCAGGTTCTTGGTCTGTTGGTGGTACGCGACCTCCCCCTACTCCGACCTGCCGCAACGGGTGGAAATGCCCGATGTGAAGCCGAGTTGGTCCGCACCTGGCCCGGATCTTGGTACGTGGTGCCGGCGGGGGGAGCTTCCCGCGGTACTCCATGGCAATGTTGCGGCCGCCGTCCAGCCACCCGGGTCAGCCCGACTTCGGCGGCTTCTGCGCGTCGAAAGCGAACAGTGTGTTCTTGGCCGCGGCCACGATCACCGCACGCCCCGCAAGAGTCACCCGCGGGCTTGCGCCCGACCCGCCCGTCAAACCATCGGCCTGCGGATCTGTTGTCCACAGGGGTTTGCCATCGTGCGGCGACAGCGCGACCACCCGGCCGGTGGCCGAGCTGAAATACAGTGTGTCGGCTCCCGCAACAGGACCCGACGCGCCCTCCACGCCAGTCTGCCGCGACCACTTCTGCCGGCCGGTCGCGGGGTCGAGTGCTGTGACGAGACCGGTCTGCCCGCTCACGTAGACGGTGTTGTCCGCCATCCCGGGCGTCCCTGCGTATGTCTTGGCCAGTCGGGAGTACGTGACCTTCCGCGAGGCCGGGTCGACCTGTGCCACCCCGTTGTAGCCGGCCGGATCCGTTCCCTCCATGTGTATCTGCAGGAGTACGAGCCTGCCGTAGGCGACGCCCATCGGCACGGCGGGGCCGTTGACCGCGATGGGCCTGCCCAGTGTCCCCGAGGCGCGGTCGACCGGGTACAGGGTGGGGTGGCGCACCGCAAAAGCATTCACTTCCGCATTCGTCGCGCACATCGCGACGAGCTGTGCGCCCATCGGCACGGGAGCGCACTGCGTACCCGCAGGGAATGGCGACGTCCATGTGACCTGACCGCTGTGCGCGTTGCGGGCCTCGAAGCGGGAGTTGGAAGCGTCGACCGTCACGACGTCGGAGCCGATCACAATGGCGTCCTGAGTCCGATTCGTGACGGCCGTCGACTGGGCGCCGGACGGTACGGACCACAGCTCGCGGCCGTTGTTCGCGTCGAGGGCCACCACCTCGCTGTGAGGGTCCTTCGGGGCGTCCTGGGCGGCGAAGCGGTAGCCGAGCACCGTGTCGTCGGTGGCGCCCACCAGGTGAATGCCGTCGACGGGGACGCCGGGGCTCTTCGCCGTCCACACCCGCGAGCCGTCCTTGGCCCTGATACGGGTCGCGACAACACCGCCGCCCCCGCAGAACAGCGCGTCGCCGTGCGCGACGCAACGCAGTTCGTCGGGGATGTCTGGGCGACCGCCCGGCACGGTCTCGTGCCACGGCTTGAAGCCGTCCGGAAGTGCGGCACCTGACGCCGCAAGGCTGTTGCCCTTGTCGCCGCCGCTGTTCCCCCCGAAGCCGCCCGCCGTGAGTGCGGCGACTCCTCCACCGATCGCTGCCACCGTGACCGCGACCGCGGCCGCGAGCATGGGGCGCCATCGGCGACGCAGTCGGGCGCCGACGGGGGTGTCGGCGCTCCCCGTATCGGGATCGGCCGGGGTGGTGGTCGGGGTTGCAGGTGTCGGGGTGGCTGGCGTCGGGGTTGCAGGTGTCGGGGTGGCTGGCGTCGCGACGTGATGCTGGGTGATCATGTCGCGGGTGCGGCCCGTGCCAACGCCGCTCGCGTCGGTCTGGCCGAGGTCGGCCGGCAGGTCCCGTAGCAGCACGAGGAGTTCGTCCGCCGAGGGGCGCCCGTTGGGCTCCTTGGTCAGGCACGACTCGACGACCGTGCGCAAGGCCACCGGCACGTCATCGAGCGACGGCTCCTCGTGCACCACCTGATACGCAGCTATGTACGGGCTGTCCGCGTCGAAGGGCCCGTGGCCCGTCGCTGCGTACGCCAGCAGCGTCCCCAGCGAGAAGACATCGGACTGCGGCCCCACACCGCGCGGCGCCTGCAACTGCTCCGGCGACATGAAGGGCGGCGTACCGATGACCCGCCCTGTATTCGTCAGTGTCTGCTGGTCCACGGCGCGCGAAATGCCGAAGTCGATGACGCGTGGGCCCTCGGGCGAGAGCACGACGTTCGAGGGCTTCAGGTCACGGTGGACGACCCCCACCCGGTGGATGTCCCGCAGCGCCTCCGCCAGCCCGATGGCGAGCCTCCTCAGCTCCGCTCCGCTCAGCGGGCCCTTCGTGGCGATGCGCCGGGCGAGCGTGTGCCCCTGGATATAGGTCGTCGCCATCCACGGCTGCTCGGCCTCAGGGGCGGCGTCGACCACGGCGGCAGTGAACGCGCCGCTCACCCGCCTCGCCGCCGTTACCTCCCGCTGGAAGCGGATGCGGAACTCGTCGTCCGCCGCGAACTGAGGGTGGATCAGTTTGATGGCGACAGGTCGCCCCGAACTCGTACGGGCGAGAAAGACCGTGCCCATGCCGCCCGAGCCGAGCCGCGCCTCAAGCGGATAACCGCCGATCTCGGCTGGATCACCTGCGCGCAGCGACACTCTTCCCGACCTCCCGTCCCCCGTGCACCTCTGCCACCACGGGCCTGCGTACCTGTCCTGTACACAAACTAGCCGCAGGGCAGTACAGCAGAGCAAAGCGGGTGACGAACAGGGACCCCGGGGCTGCTCCCGTGCCGCACACGACGGAGCCCCGCCAAGAGGAGTGCGGATTCCGGAGGTTGGTGCACACCGTGGTCGGTTGATCAGGCCGCGAGGGTGGATTCCAGGGGTTGTTGCCACACGTGGTTGGTTGATCAGGCCGTGAGCAGTGGACCGCTCCGGGATCGGTGGAGGCTCTATACGTTGACTCCAGCTGCCGGTCGGGGCTGGTGTTGAGCGTGGTGGTTGGTCTCGTACTCATGGGGCGGGATGTCGCTGGTCGCGCTGTGGAGGCGCTGGTTGTTGTACCAGTCGACCCATTCCGCGGTGCCGAGCTCGACGTCGGCGAGGCCGTGGCAGGGCCTGCGGGGTTTGATCAGCTCCGTTTTGTAGAGGCCGATCTGGGACTCCATGAGCGCGTTGTCCAGGGCGTCGCCGGCGGTGCCGATCGAGGCGTCGATGCTGGCCTCGATCAGGTGCGCGGTGAACGCGAAAGACGTGTACTGCCCGCATCCGAATGATGAACCAGCCCTGGTCCAGCGGGAGTTCCGTGGCCCGCTTGCTGGTCGCCGCGGACCAGCCGACGATCGCCCGGGAGAACACGTCCACGACGAATGCGACGTAGACGATCCCGGACCAGGTGGCGAGGTAGGTGAAGTCCGCGACCCGTCGTTCGTTCGGCCTGGAGGCGGTGAAGTTGCGTTGCAGCAGGTCAGTCGCCCGTTCATGCCCATCGTCGCGCAGGGTGGTTCGGATCTTCTTGTCACGACGGGCGCCTTCCAGGCCGAGCTCGCGCATCAGCCGGGCGACCGTGCAGCGGGCCGCGACCATGCCCTCGCGATGCAGCTGCCGCCAGACCTTCCGGACTCCGTAGACGCCGTAGTTGTCGGCATGCACCCGACTGATGTGCGCGTTTGGCTCCGTGTCCCGCATCGCGCGGGCGCTGGGAGCGTGGTTCTTGGTGGCGTAGTAGGTGCTCGTTGCGATCTTCAGTCCGTGGCCGGAGAGCACACGGCAGATCGGCTCGACCCCGAACACCTTCTTGAATTCGTCGATGAAC
This window encodes:
- a CDS encoding SLC13 family permease, translating into MRFLKRVHPLDWLAAGLLACGLVCLATGLLPAAPAGEAMARIGPLLVFLSTVIVMAELTGRAEVFDAVASWVARTGKGSYPRLFGLCVLFASVTTMALNLDTTAVLLTPVMLALAGRVGIAPVPLAMTTVWLANTASLLLPVSNLTNLLASNRVGLSPTAMAATMGPPQLAAVAVTMACLWGFYWRRGRRGHDGYVPPERRAPADPVLFRVCALACAGFLLAILVVDVPLWSASLTTMLIVVVAFAVRRPAELRLSLVPWRLLVLVPGMFLVVETVNAHGLHTLLTAAVGPDGGLGGMLRSAGVGAGLSNALNNLPVYMAGEAAVPVGNYHQLLALLIGTNVGPLVTPWASLATLLWFERCRGQGTVIPLRRFMGTGFVLAVTATLAATVALAVG
- a CDS encoding TIR domain-containing protein yields the protein MVTDGELLGRTRDLDFFISYSPADEQWASWIAWTLEEAGYRTVIQAWDFVAGTNFIDFMDRGVSESVAVIAVLSGHYGRSTYGRMEWQAALRAEPEQPERKLLTVRVEDVPIEGLLATITYVDLVGVPDAATARSMLLTRVGQAVEGRARPGRRPGYPGSATASGSLQLPGPATAADDRQRPLGRTGWSGRRRPARAPRYPQAPGAARDQGALTVLHLAGPDFGRGREPDALRREIRGDLVELKDAGAPAPDLLVVTGDLTASGSPRECDQALSFLTGLRSQLDLPPQRVIVVPGNQDVSQAACRGYFHTCEADEIPPQPPYWPKWRHYTRLFRGLYEGLDTVFDSDQPWTLFPVPELHTVVAGFNSSIAASHRPDDQYGFLGRDQAAWFAEALRGYEEEGWLRIGALRHPLTGRRRPQDAPGGPGTLRDVDTFTRLAAPRLHFVLHGPSGGPRTTGGEPAHDHLPLQNGTLPLYGSVAPARFELLRVTADGVTRWTGDGGTEPAVFPVAWHGAGRIFTRPGDPAASPAAVPPSDNRAVDEPADSLAERVKEVCRARQEGVRLRDVPRAAPDDLAQIMVTWSDEGVVRQHRIAVHPGTPTDAELDRFLAQAHATDTGSEAELVHDGPPPEQSLRERAGRRGVRVRSFLEFQGLLDLRTYVTAQTAQLSNDDRYAPDLYLPQRYRDAERPDADERDNLVEAMLQLLETDHGRFLLLLGDFGHGKTFALRELARRIPERLPHLTPLLIPLHTLDRAHSLEGLVAAHLAGHDVDTIDLRALRYMLGQGRVVLLFDGFDELVNRVSYDRAADHLQVLLNAAVDSAKIVVSSRTQHFKSHDQILTALGERVGLLPQRRILAVEGFVPEQVRAYLVNRYGDEETADRRFELLGNIPDLLALCANPRLLSFVADLDPDQLRAVAGAGRALSPARLYEDVFTAWLAHEERRGQGGPGAAPGLTLDHLWAAVTALARRLWETGRNALHLDELTDTVATALAGLAGTTLTTQESAQAVGAGSLLIRTDDGLFQFIHGSVVEWLIAREAADRLAEGDSTLLAARPLSALAVEFFCDLADHDLSTAWVRTVLNAPGPGVSDAARANAVRVIDRLRVPAGADLRAARLSGEDLSGRDLSGVDLTGADLTDTRLIGANLSGAVLRDTRLNGARLDHADLSGADLSGADLRGARLTRADLRGARLTRSRWHRAALIDPLTDPQVRAAPELRTAALAPGMPVEVGFRPAAVGVPYGFDMRTSRLPEPVSYSPGGELLAVGTEDGGVLVCAADTGRALRTLHGHEGRVYAVKFRSRVLATGSSDGTVRLWDPVSGRQLHRLDVHPGGVWPVSLDDAGTLVATGDADGLVTLWDTATGEPLHRLPGHTAPVYTAVFSADGHTLVTGDAAANLRIWDTRTGECTGSLDGHEGAVFRARFSPDGTLLATGDHGADGHGTVRVWHLADRRLLHTFTGHTGRVYTLDFHPEGVLLVSGDTDGQVRLWDPVVGAPAGALERCTGAVYQVMFGNGGRLLAACDSDGTVRLWRVALSGGHRAISLLRQQPVEHRGSAWACRFRPQDSQLVTVGNDGGAQIWNADTGQGQRILRGHGRRVNTVAFSADGTRLATSGNDGIVRLWDAHTGRRTVELTGHGDRLVSAVFSPAGPLLGTASNDGDVYLWNAVTGEYLREIDVETDHTWAEAFSVDGTLLATANDDDSVRLWWRATGAHVVTLADHRGRVRSIAFRGDGTALATGCDDGRVRLWHQESGRLEAELDGHDDRVYAVAFGSDSDWLASASWDGTAVIWRDGAPRHVLAGHHGRLWTAVAHPRLPLLATAGDDRVICLWDARTGTRTARLTGHTGRVFSLAFSPDGTRLASGSEDGTVRLWNVPAPDGQPALHATLIGVPGGWAALTPEGGYKYEGEVTGEFWHVVGMARFTPGELDEYVPGVHRLPLDAEL
- a CDS encoding serine/threonine-protein kinase translates to MSLRAGDPAEIGGYPLEARLGSGGMGTVFLARTSSGRPVAIKLIHPQFAADDEFRIRFQREVTAARRVSGAFTAAVVDAAPEAEQPWMATTYIQGHTLARRIATKGPLSGAELRRLAIGLAEALRDIHRVGVVHRDLKPSNVVLSPEGPRVIDFGISRAVDQQTLTNTGRVIGTPPFMSPEQLQAPRGVGPQSDVFSLGTLLAYAATGHGPFDADSPYIAAYQVVHEEPSLDDVPVALRTVVESCLTKEPNGRPSADELLVLLRDLPADLGQTDASGVGTGRTRDMITQHHVATPATPTPATPTPATPTPATPTTTPADPDTGSADTPVGARLRRRWRPMLAAAVAVTVAAIGGGVAALTAGGFGGNSGGDKGNSLAASGAALPDGFKPWHETVPGGRPDIPDELRCVAHGDALFCGGGGVVATRIRAKDGSRVWTAKSPGVPVDGIHLVGATDDTVLGYRFAAQDAPKDPHSEVVALDANNGRELWSVPSGAQSTAVTNRTQDAIVIGSDVVTVDASNSRFEARNAHSGQVTWTSPFPAGTQCAPVPMGAQLVAMCATNAEVNAFAVRHPTLYPVDRASGTLGRPIAVNGPAVPMGVAYGRLVLLQIHMEGTDPAGYNGVAQVDPASRKVTYSRLAKTYAGTPGMADNTVYVSGQTGLVTALDPATGRQKWSRQTGVEGASGPVAGADTLYFSSATGRVVALSPHDGKPLWTTDPQADGLTGGSGASPRVTLAGRAVIVAAAKNTLFAFDAQKPPKSG